In one Dehalococcoidia bacterium genomic region, the following are encoded:
- a CDS encoding HDIG domain-containing protein produces the protein MTTDPAATADRVLDLLSSAGQAEYHGEQVSQLEHALQAAHLAGEDDGDDQEIIAALLHDIGHIWPVEGRQVTSVGVVEHDEVGAQVLRDLGFSDDVADIVSGHVAAKRYLVATDEAYAAKLSDVSVESLRLQGGPMSAEEVQDFQRSPNWQSMVRVRTWDDLAKIPGANVPDLESYREMITAHLARQ, from the coding sequence ATGACCACCGACCCGGCTGCAACTGCCGATCGCGTTCTCGACCTTCTCAGTTCAGCCGGACAGGCGGAGTACCACGGCGAGCAGGTGTCGCAGCTTGAACATGCCCTGCAGGCGGCCCATCTCGCCGGCGAAGACGACGGTGACGATCAGGAAATCATCGCCGCACTCCTGCACGACATCGGCCACATCTGGCCTGTCGAAGGCCGGCAGGTGACCAGCGTTGGCGTAGTCGAGCACGATGAGGTCGGAGCCCAGGTGCTCAGGGATCTGGGCTTCTCCGATGACGTTGCCGACATCGTCAGCGGCCATGTCGCAGCGAAGCGCTACCTCGTCGCCACGGACGAGGCTTATGCTGCAAAGCTGTCCGACGTCAGCGTCGAGTCCCTACGTCTTCAGGGCGGCCCCATGTCGGCCGAAGAGGTACAGGACTTCCAACGGTCGCCCAACTGGCAGTCCATGGTACGAGTCCGTACCTGGGACGACCTCGCCAAGATCCCCGGTGCCAATGTCCCTGACCTCGAGAGCTAC